The following are encoded together in the Fundidesulfovibrio putealis DSM 16056 genome:
- a CDS encoding mechanosensitive ion channel family protein has translation MARLRVLALLGFVLLAAGSAQALAADSPLVNPGVPASSPDSLAWREVLKGIDRDLDRRAAEVAEVRRDMPALLEQAKAYLARMDNHLSQVLIIGGVAGRTPWAMRSLRAHYQSMEIALEREAGMLRLTREHLDRIKQENATLREIKRKGPENAYNDATVAALDEPTRKMAAIKLEVDDLKANIDGVLQMFADLEENVREANRDFLEDYIDIFKEHFFSTSRPPLDVYGLKLLESRAVEWAGDFPRFIGPVLAWTKWADLAIVGLPAWLVVLFGGSWLVRRLGSTDSGALIACGSAPENPDAESAATGDTDESVQAAPQHAPDPGAPPPDILRAGWAMLSFGVVFFVVSWFVPFTANHVLNLLLVSVAVAGGALLVRRRLEPGLLDFFLLIYCLGTLLDILGTPAEVICVAWIPVMALAAWNRWRNGCRRAAWVFGALGGISLLGMGPQAVVLSQAWFLMHLTRGTVRAMRASMAGRGAAWLRYGYPLAVTILSVAYLAWLLMFMGGPGFVDYVFTLELALGPAKLSLDAIAAMVVLFFAARLGLVWLGISLERASYDGRKLDPALSHTLSTLASYAVWLSYLLAALHILGVPLTGLTWIASGLSVGVGFGLKDIISNFMSGLIILFGGSIKKGDVVQTGKTLGEVTAVSVRNTTVRTMDNSMVIIPNSSFLKGEIINWSYQDKRIRLTIPVSVAPGTKVKKVRKILLGVAGKHERVLKDPAPSVFMRQFGRMGLDFELYVWIEDFRDKFTVESDLASAIDQQLQENKITVAFQGVKVKYKPKGTEEAQREAAREALREKRRTVFAMVRPLRQVHMRAKWGVPVKIVPPAE, from the coding sequence ATGGCGCGTCTGCGTGTTCTCGCCCTGCTCGGGTTCGTCCTGCTGGCCGCAGGCTCGGCGCAGGCCCTCGCGGCCGATTCGCCCCTGGTCAATCCCGGCGTCCCGGCGTCCTCCCCTGACAGCCTGGCCTGGAGGGAGGTGCTCAAGGGCATCGACAGGGACCTGGACAGGCGGGCCGCCGAAGTGGCGGAAGTGCGCCGCGACATGCCCGCGCTCCTGGAGCAGGCCAAGGCCTATCTGGCCCGGATGGACAACCACCTGAGCCAGGTGCTCATCATCGGCGGCGTGGCGGGCCGGACCCCCTGGGCCATGCGCAGCCTCCGGGCTCATTACCAGAGCATGGAGATCGCCCTGGAGCGCGAGGCGGGCATGCTGCGCCTGACCCGCGAGCACCTGGACAGGATCAAGCAGGAGAACGCCACGCTGCGCGAAATTAAGCGCAAAGGCCCCGAGAACGCTTACAACGACGCCACCGTGGCCGCCCTGGATGAACCCACGCGAAAGATGGCGGCCATCAAGTTGGAAGTGGACGACCTCAAGGCGAACATCGACGGAGTGCTCCAGATGTTCGCCGACCTGGAGGAGAACGTCCGCGAGGCCAACCGCGATTTTCTCGAAGACTACATCGACATATTCAAGGAGCATTTCTTCAGCACCAGCCGCCCCCCGCTGGACGTCTACGGCCTCAAGCTGCTGGAGAGCCGCGCCGTGGAATGGGCGGGGGACTTCCCCCGATTCATCGGCCCGGTCCTGGCCTGGACCAAATGGGCCGACTTGGCGATCGTGGGCCTGCCCGCCTGGCTGGTGGTCCTGTTCGGGGGGAGCTGGCTGGTCCGCCGCCTGGGCAGTACGGACTCGGGAGCGCTGATTGCCTGCGGGTCCGCACCGGAAAATCCTGATGCGGAGTCCGCCGCGACTGGCGATACTGACGAGTCGGTCCAGGCCGCGCCGCAGCACGCGCCCGACCCCGGAGCCCCGCCGCCGGACATCCTCAGGGCTGGCTGGGCCATGCTGTCATTTGGCGTGGTGTTCTTCGTGGTGTCCTGGTTTGTGCCTTTCACGGCCAACCACGTCCTGAACCTGCTGCTGGTCAGCGTGGCCGTGGCGGGCGGCGCGCTGCTGGTGCGCCGCCGCCTGGAGCCGGGGCTTTTGGACTTCTTCCTGCTTATTTACTGCCTGGGAACGTTGCTGGACATCCTGGGCACTCCGGCGGAGGTGATCTGCGTGGCCTGGATTCCGGTGATGGCCTTGGCCGCCTGGAACCGCTGGCGCAACGGCTGCCGCAGGGCGGCCTGGGTCTTCGGCGCGCTCGGGGGCATATCCCTTTTGGGGATGGGGCCCCAGGCGGTGGTGCTGTCACAGGCTTGGTTCCTCATGCACCTGACCAGGGGGACGGTGCGCGCCATGCGGGCGTCCATGGCTGGAAGGGGCGCGGCCTGGCTGCGCTACGGGTACCCTCTGGCGGTAACGATCCTGTCCGTAGCCTACCTGGCCTGGCTCCTGATGTTCATGGGCGGGCCGGGGTTCGTGGACTACGTGTTCACGCTGGAGCTGGCCCTGGGGCCTGCGAAGCTGTCCCTGGACGCGATTGCGGCCATGGTCGTCCTGTTCTTCGCGGCCAGGCTGGGCCTGGTCTGGCTGGGGATATCCCTGGAGAGGGCCAGCTACGACGGCAGGAAGCTGGACCCTGCCCTCTCGCACACCCTGTCCACGCTGGCCTCGTACGCGGTCTGGCTCAGCTACCTGCTGGCCGCCCTGCACATCCTGGGGGTGCCGCTCACCGGCCTGACCTGGATCGCCTCCGGCCTCTCGGTGGGCGTGGGCTTCGGCCTGAAGGACATCATCAGCAACTTCATGTCCGGTCTCATCATCCTGTTCGGCGGGTCCATCAAGAAGGGCGACGTGGTCCAGACCGGCAAGACCCTTGGCGAGGTCACGGCGGTGTCCGTGCGCAACACCACCGTGCGCACCATGGACAACTCCATGGTCATCATCCCCAACTCCAGCTTCCTCAAGGGCGAGATCATCAACTGGAGCTACCAGGACAAGCGCATCCGCCTGACCATCCCCGTGAGCGTGGCCCCCGGCACCAAGGTCAAGAAGGTGCGCAAGATCCTCTTGGGCGTGGCCGGGAAGCACGAGAGGGTGCTGAAGGATCCGGCCCCGTCCGTGTTCATGCGCCAATTCGGCAGGATGGGCCTGGATTTCGAACTCTACGTCTGGATCGAGGATTTCCGCGACAAGTTCACGGTGGAGTCCGACCTGGCTTCCGCCATCGACCAGCAGCTCCAGGAGAACAAGATCACCGTGGCCTTCCAGGGCGTGAAGGTGAAGTACAAGCCCAAAGGCACCGAGGAGGCCCAGCGCGAGGCGGCCCGCGAGGCCCTGCGCGAGAAGCGCCGCACCGTGTTCGCCATGGTGCGCCCCCTGCGTCAGGTGCACATGCGGGCCAAATGGGGCGTGCCCGTGAAGATCGTCCCGCCTGCCGAGTAG
- a CDS encoding RNA polymerase sigma factor, translated as MGTTRSDDAQAVRRVLAGDTDAFEVLVRAHQEHLFRLLSRHLPHAEVAEAAQEALLDAYQSLAKLRDPERFKSWLSAIALRRSADFWREKSRRAEHGVDFSSPEDMAWLEDAMQEDSSSRFEELTRRQEASRLVEALMEGLSPEDRIAVELFYAEEYGVAEIAEMLGWGESKVKVRLHRARKKMARKYESVHGRGEKP; from the coding sequence GTGGGCACGACCCGCTCTGACGACGCGCAGGCCGTGCGGCGCGTCCTGGCTGGCGACACGGACGCGTTCGAGGTGCTGGTGCGCGCGCATCAGGAGCATCTGTTTCGGCTGTTGTCGCGCCATCTGCCCCATGCCGAGGTGGCCGAGGCCGCCCAGGAGGCGCTCCTGGACGCCTACCAGAGCCTCGCCAAGCTGCGCGATCCCGAGCGGTTCAAGTCCTGGCTGTCGGCCATTGCGCTGCGGCGCTCCGCCGACTTCTGGCGGGAGAAATCCCGGCGCGCCGAACACGGCGTGGACTTCTCCAGCCCCGAGGACATGGCCTGGCTGGAAGATGCGATGCAGGAGGACTCCTCCAGCCGTTTCGAGGAGCTCACCCGCCGCCAGGAGGCCTCCCGGCTGGTGGAAGCCCTGATGGAGGGCCTCTCGCCCGAGGACCGCATCGCCGTGGAGCTTTTTTACGCCGAGGAATACGGCGTTGCCGAGATAGCCGAGATGCTGGGATGGGGCGAATCGAAGGTGAAGGTGCGCCTGCACCGCGCCCGCAAGAAAATGGCCCGCAAGTACGAGAGCGTGCACGGGCGGGGAGAGAAACCATGA